A stretch of Arachis hypogaea cultivar Tifrunner chromosome 15, arahy.Tifrunner.gnm2.J5K5, whole genome shotgun sequence DNA encodes these proteins:
- the LOC112749910 gene encoding pectinesterase, which yields MANQQQQPLLSNNNKTPKFLSLLLTTVVVVVVVGIGVLASSSLIANSYLSTKPSADLCQHAVNRATCLAHVSEITQGHILATTEDNYNLLQSFLVKSTSGIQEAMATANAVKVRLNATPRQEAALQVCADLMDLSISRVYDSVVALTKRTTLSLQDAHTWLSSVLTNHATCLDGLDGSARAIMEPQLSDLMSRARTSLAMFVAVLPTKTHQHQLLEEPLNREFPSWVTRTDRRLLESVAADIKANVVVAKDGSGKFKTVAEAVASAPDNGKTRYVIYVKKGTYKENVEIGSKKKNVMLVGDGMDATIITGSLNFVDGTGTFQSATVAAVGDGFIGQDIWFQNTAGPEKHQAVALRVGADTSVINRCRIDAYQDTLYTHSNRQFYRDCVITGTIDFIFGNAAVVFQNCNLVARKPMSNQKNMVTAQGREDPNQNTGTSIQQCKITASSDLKPVVGSIKTYLGRPWKKYSRTVVMQSSIDGHIDPAGWSEWDDKTKDYLETLYYGEYMNSGAGAGTSKRVTWPGYHIITSAAEASKFTVAQLIQGDVWLKNTGVNFITGL from the exons ATGGCTAACCAGCAACAACAACCTCTTCTAAGCAATAATAATAAGACTCCGAAATTCCTATCCCTTCTCCTCACTACTGTAGTAGTTGTAGTTGTAGTTGGAATTGGTGTCCTTGCCTCATCATCCCTTATTGCTAATTCATATCTCAGCACCAAACCCAGTGCCGATCTCTGTCAACACGCCGTTAACAGAGCAACCTGCTTGGCCCATGTCTCCGAAATAACTCAAGGTCACATCCTGGCAACCACAGAAGACAACTACAATCTTCTCCAATCCTTCCTTGTCAAATCCACCTCAGGCATCCAAGAAGCCATGGCCACAGCCAACGCCGTCAAGGTCCGCCTCAACGCCACTCCACGCCAGGAAGCAGCCTTGCAAGTCTGTGCAGACCTCATGGACTTGTCCATTTCCAGAGTCTATGACTCCGTGGTGGCTCTCACTAAGCGCACCACTCTTTCCCTGCAAGACGCGCACACGTGGCTGAGCAGCGTCCTCACGAACCATGCCACTTGCTTGGATGGCTTAGATGGCTCTGCTCGTGCCATTATGGAGCCTCAACTCTCGGACCTCATGTCCAGGGCAAGAACCTCTCTCGCCATGTTTGTTGCAGTCTTGCCAACAAAGACCCATCAGCACCAACTCCTTGAGGAGCCACTCAACCGAGAGTTTCCCTCATGGGTCACACGCACCGATCGGAGGCTTTTGGAGTCTGTGGCTGCTGATATAAAGGCTAATGTTGTGGTGGCCAAGGATGGAAGCGGCAAGTTCAAGACGGTGGCGGAGGCTGTGGCTTCTGCACCTGATAACGGTAAAACAAGGTACGTAATATATGTGAAGAAGGGAACGTACAAAGAGAATGTTGAGATCGgttcaaagaagaagaacgtcATGCTTGTTGGTGACGGTATGGATGCAACAATTATCACCGGCAGCTTGAACTTTGTCGATGGAACTGGCACCTTCCAATCCGCCACCGTCG CCGCCGTTGGTGATGGGTTTATAGGGCAAGACATTTGGTTTCAAAACACGGCAGGGCCAGAGAAGCACCAGGCGGTGGCACTCCGTGTGGGCGCCGACACCTCCGTGATCAACCGGTGCCGCATCGATGCCTACCAGGACACTCTGTACACCCACAGCAACAGGCAGTTCTACCGTGATTGCGTCATCACTGGCACTATCGACTTCATCTTTGGAAATGCTGCTGTTGTGTTCCAGAATTGCAACCTGGTGGCCCGAAAGCCCATGAGCAACCAAAAGAACATGGTGACGGCCCAAGGACGCGAAGACCCCAACCAAAACACAGGGACCTCCATTCAGCAGTGCAAAATAACAGCGAGTTCGGATCTGAAGCCCGTGGTGGGGTCCATCAAGACTTATCTGGGGCGGCCATGGAAGAAGTATTCAAGAACGGTTGTGATGCAATCTTCAATAGATGGGCATATTGACCCCGCAGGATGGTCTGAATGGGATGATAAGACAAAGGACTATTTGGAAACGCTGTATTATGGAGAGTATATGAACAGTGGTGCTGGTGCTGGCACCAGCAAGAGGGTTACGTGGCCTGGTTACCACATCATCACCAGTGCCGCAGAGGCTAGCAAGTTCACAGTGGCTCAGCTAATCCAAGGCGATGTTTGGTTGAAGAACACCGGTGTTAACTTCATTACAGGCCTCTAG